TCATGATGATGAAGCAGCAGCCGAGGGTTCAGTACCTCGCCTTGGTTTTGCTCGAGACGTGTGTTAAGAACTGCGAGAAGGCCTTCTCGGAGGTGGCGGCTGAGAGAGTCCTTGACGAAATGGTTAGGGTGATTGATGATCCGCAGACGGTTGTGAATAATCGTAACAAGGCTTTGATGCTGATTGAAGCCTGGGGAGAATCGACCAGTGAGCTTCGTTACTTACCTGTTTTCGAAGAAACTTACAAGGTAACTGTGACCTGGTTTACATACTAATGTGGCTATTGTCTCGTACTTATGTTTCTGTGTTATAGAGCTTAAAAGCGAGAGGTATCCGCTTCCCTGGACGAGACAACGAGAGCCTGGCACCCATTTTCACTCCTGCTAGGTCAGCTCCAGCAGTAGAAGTGAGCACTGAACTTCCTCAGCATGCGCGTGAGCCTGAGCATGTTCAGTACAATCCTCCTGTGAGAACCTTTACAGCTGAGCAGACGAAGGAAGCTTTCGATATAGCAAGAAACAGCATTGAACTTCTTTCCACGGTTCTGTCCTCTTCCCCTCAACACGATGCTTTACAGGTAAATCCCCAATTAGTAGTAGGCATCAATTGAATTTGAGTATCCGCTATATATGTTTTAACTCTGTGATTTGCAGGATGACTTAACAACGACACTTGTACAGCAGTGTCGCCAGTCTCAAACCACTGTCCAAAGAATCATCGAAACAGCAGGGGAAGACGAGGCTCTTCTGTTCGAAGCCTTGAATGTGAACGACGAGCTTGTGAAAACTCTGTCCAAGTACGAGGAGATGAACAAACCCTCTGCACCTTTAACCGCGCCTGAGCCAGCCATGATTCCTGTTTCTGAGGAGCCTGATGACTCTCCGCTTCATGGAAAAGAAGAATCTCTGGTCAGAAAATCGTCGAGTACACGAGCTTTGATCCATGGAGGTGGTGGGAGTGGGGATGACATGATGGATGATCTTGATGAGATGATATTTGGCAAGAAGAGCGGCGGTTCCTCGACAGATGGTGGACATGACTCGAAGAAGTCGTCTAAAGATGATGATCTCATTCGATTCTGAGATGGTTTTAGTAATAAAACTATGTTTAACGGATTTGGTTTTTAATTGGTGATATGGAACAGTTTCTATGTAAGTAATCTGTGTTTGATTGACTTATGTTGGGGTTTATAATGAAGAGAGCTGTTATGAGACCAAATATTTCTACTTTTATATCTTTCTCAATAAATTGTTGTGTTTACTGTTTAtcatattgagttttcggttcTGTTATTTCGGTTCAGTTTGATAGGTTCTGTTATTTCGGTTTATTTCGGTTAATGTATACGTCTACGAGATGCCAAAGAAGTTCATTTTGGACCTTCTCTCGTTGTTTCCCCCGTGCACGCCTTTATCGAACAGGCACTTACTACGGCTGGCTAAAGCTTACTACTTTTGAAAATCACTTGCGTCACAAGTAACTTTCCCCCACTAaagtttctatttatttatttgtagcATTCTATTGATTACTGGCTCTGGGCTGATCTGATCTCTCCTGAATCCCAACGGCGTTTGAAAAGTGTGGTCGTGAGGGTTCATCACCAGCAAGACGCAGACTTTTTCTACGTTCCTTTCTTCACCAccatcagcttcttcttgttGGAGAAGCAGCAATGCAAATCGCTCTATAGGGTGTGAGTGAGCTTATTGAACTAGTTCCTTTTTCCGACAGgtgacatgtttttttttttttaactcttttgTCTGAATGTATAGGAAGCTTTGAAGTGGGTGACTGATCAGCCTGCTTGGAAAAGATCTGAGGGAAGGGATCATATCTTTCCTATTCACCATTCCTGGGCTTTTAAGACGGTACGAAAATTTGTCAAGAATGCTATCTGGCTTTTACCTGACATGGACTCCACTGGGAACTGGTGAGACTTACTTAGATTTCCTTCTTTTGAATTTGATTGATTGCGAGTCTTCGTGTAGTTTGTTTGCTCTCTTAGCTATGCTTTGTCTGACCTTATAGGTATATGCCTGGGCAAGTTTCACTAGAGAAAGACCTGGTTCTTCCTTATGTTCCCAATGTTGATATATGTGATGCCAAATGCTTGTCGGATAGTGCACCAATGAGGACCACGCTTCTCTTCTTCCGAGGGCGGCTTAAGAGGAATGCTGTAATAGTCATGCCACCTCGGCCTTAAACCTGAACTTGCCGTGTCTTATAAATTATGTCGCTCATGTTTTGGCTGCTGGATTGTTGTCTTAGGGAGGTAAAATACGTGCCAAGCTTGGTGCAGGACTAAGTGGCGTCAAGGATGTAATCATCACTGAGGGGACTGCCGGAGAGGGAGGCAAGCTGGCAGCTCACTAGCTCAGTTTGGCATACGTAGGTAAAATCTAGCTTGCTTCCTAACTGTTTAGATGCGATACatatatctgttttttttttttactaactaCGTCTGCGTTGTTGCAGATCTTTATTCTGTTTGTGTCCTGCTGGTGACACACCATCCTCGGCGAGATTGTTTGATGCCATTGTCAGTGGCTGTATACCTGTTATTGTCAGTGACGAGTTGGAACTTCCTTTTGAAGGAATACTTGATTAAAACAAGGTATGTGtcaagaaagaaacaaactatATTACGTTGGTGCTTGCCACATTGTTTTATGAACTTGTCTACAATATATATAGCTAGGTCTTTCATATATTCCAGCCCTGCTCAGCCATTAGGTCCAGAAGATTTGACATGGAGAATGGTATGTACCTACCTACCAGAGGATATTGTTTACATCCCTTTTGCCTTTGATCTCTTGGCAGAAACTAGAAAAATTGGTGTAGAACTTACTGCAATGTCAAAAAAAACTAGGATTGAGAAAAG
This genomic stretch from Raphanus sativus cultivar WK10039 chromosome 3, ASM80110v3, whole genome shotgun sequence harbors:
- the LOC130509410 gene encoding TOM1-like protein 1; this translates as MSDNLMDKVTAFGERLKIGGSEVSNKITAGVSSMSLKMKELLFQGPNPTDKIVEDATSENLEEPDWDMNLEICDMINQETISSVDLIRGIKKRIMMMKQQPRVQYLALVLLETCVKNCEKAFSEVAAERVLDEMVRVIDDPQTVVNNRNKALMLIEAWGESTSELRYLPVFEETYKSLKARGIRFPGRDNESLAPIFTPARSAPAVEVSTELPQHAREPEHVQYNPPVRTFTAEQTKEAFDIARNSIELLSTVLSSSPQHDALQDDLTTTLVQQCRQSQTTVQRIIETAGEDEALLFEALNVNDELVKTLSKYEEMNKPSAPLTAPEPAMIPVSEEPDDSPLHGKEESLVRKSSSTRALIHGGGGSGDDMMDDLDEMIFGKKSGGSSTDGGHDSKKSSKDDDLIRF